In Effusibacillus pohliae DSM 22757, one genomic interval encodes:
- a CDS encoding C39 family peptidase produces the protein MKVVKKVIQSLLIIAALVFTLSDFPSVSLASSNEPERVSWADAQKAAAWQVITEVKTESDRSHWKDKRIKVAKPKEVYDPAGNLVAYLVDVVADNQPAGYVMVSAFLDDDPVLLWTDDGKSLNPEDEKMKGKLGANKDKVAKSEIVWLGGDMLVARYHLKDGTKRMVDLNGEDRLDTGNDAYPAPASQNVHARYRWGIMKKIGLGSPGESNPENGVTDVDPATWETNYQSISKGYIDTPVNQKQWEYAWVNGVAQWTGCSPTAGSNIMKYWADKGVAKRLNPTDNQQDIVMALRNTMGTYQKADGTGETNPYNISSGLEQYARNQGYSNAYSTSIYLANFADYVGEVNEGRPSLQSYWNQTYFKNHTVTVVGYKRFVRDWYQADSYYLVVRNNWKYEYTNNLYVKWGTWNTNMITKFWFVF, from the coding sequence CATCTGTGTCGTTGGCCTCATCGAACGAACCGGAGAGAGTGAGCTGGGCAGATGCGCAAAAAGCGGCCGCCTGGCAAGTGATCACCGAAGTAAAGACGGAAAGCGACCGAAGCCATTGGAAAGACAAACGGATCAAAGTGGCCAAACCGAAGGAAGTCTATGACCCGGCAGGGAATCTGGTCGCCTATCTGGTTGACGTGGTGGCCGATAACCAGCCGGCCGGTTATGTGATGGTGAGCGCCTTTTTGGACGATGATCCTGTCCTTCTGTGGACGGATGATGGAAAATCGCTGAATCCGGAAGACGAGAAGATGAAAGGGAAGTTGGGGGCAAACAAAGACAAGGTGGCAAAAAGCGAGATCGTCTGGCTGGGCGGGGATATGCTCGTGGCCAGATACCACCTGAAAGACGGGACGAAACGAATGGTGGATCTCAACGGGGAGGATAGACTTGACACCGGAAATGATGCGTATCCGGCTCCCGCTTCCCAAAACGTCCATGCACGATATCGATGGGGGATTATGAAGAAAATTGGCTTGGGATCCCCGGGGGAATCGAATCCTGAGAATGGCGTGACCGATGTGGATCCGGCCACATGGGAAACGAACTACCAATCGATCAGCAAAGGCTATATCGATACGCCGGTAAATCAGAAACAGTGGGAGTATGCATGGGTCAACGGAGTTGCGCAATGGACTGGATGTTCCCCGACAGCCGGATCCAATATCATGAAATATTGGGCGGACAAAGGAGTGGCGAAAAGACTGAACCCGACCGACAATCAACAGGATATTGTCATGGCCCTCCGGAATACCATGGGGACATACCAGAAGGCTGACGGAACTGGCGAAACCAACCCTTACAACATTTCCTCCGGATTGGAACAGTATGCGCGGAATCAGGGATATTCCAATGCGTATTCAACCTCCATTTATCTCGCCAATTTTGCCGATTATGTTGGAGAAGTGAACGAAGGAAGACCTTCGTTACAAAGTTACTGGAATCAAACTTATTTCAAAAACCATACGGTGACCGTCGTGGGGTACAAACGATTTGTCCGCGACTGGTACCAAGCCGATTCCTATTACCTTGTGGTACGGAACAACTGGAAATACGAATACACAAACAACCTGTATGTGAAATGGGGAACGT